The Raphanus sativus cultivar WK10039 chromosome 2, ASM80110v3, whole genome shotgun sequence genome includes a region encoding these proteins:
- the LOC130504039 gene encoding uncharacterized protein LOC130504039, which yields MQMGKLVRVRSGHWSKTDDDVWTFNQDPSEMEQFIIASSNEEFESLKNLVREELCIAPQTPVVLSYQLPLQMLMPSESTSAPTRLLSSGDVEVMMSVHEWTNEVQIYATSGAANVAKFQFLFREPFTVGDTTYLSGGITEKAHLERIYDMMGRDEICCSARMLTEILTEDKLVLLYRFSLEMEKARQMFEQTTTAVVNLDRDDVQMDEIERELCSKGKKKPPDFWLFRLP from the exons ATGCAGATGGGAAAACTCGTCCGTGTTAGGAGTGGACACTGGAGTAAGACAGACGACGACGTTTGGACATTCAACCAAGATCCTTCCGAAATGGAGCAATTTATAATTGCTTCTTCAAATGAGGAGTTTGAGTCACTGAAGAATCTAGTGCGAGAAGAGCTATGCATAGCACCTCAAACTCCAGTGGTTTTGTCGTATCAACTACCACTCCAAATGCTAATGCCCTCTGAATCAACCTCCGCACCTACTAGACTACTATCTTCCGGAGACGTTGAGGTGATGATGAGTGTACACGAGTGGACTAACGAGGTTCAGATTTATGCAACTTCTGGAGCAGCCAATGTTGCAAAGTTTCAGTTTCTCTTTAGAGAACCTTTCACCGTTGGTGATACTACGTATCTAAGTGGTGGAATAACCGAGAAAGCCCACCTTGAACGCATATATG atatGATGGGCCGAGACGAGATATGCTGTAGTGCGCGTATGCTCACAGAAATTTTAACAGAAGACAAGTTAGTTCTTCTATACCGATTCTCCTTGGAGATGGAAAAGGCGAGACAGATGTTCGAGCAGACGACAACAGCTGTTGTTAACTTAGACCGTGATGATGTTCAAATGGATGAGATCGAACGAGAGTTGTGcagcaaaggaaaaaaaaaaccccCAGACTTCTGGTTATTTCGACTTCCTTAG